The DNA window ATCTTTGATTCCTACATCGACTCCTACTGTATTAACTTCGTAGAATGTCTGTTTTTGTGGTAATTGTTTGTCGTCATCGACTAAAATACTGATATAATATTTTCCTGTCGGTGTTCTTGTTATAGTCGCAGTCCTTTGTTTACCATCAAAACTTCTATGGAGCCTTGTTTTTATCCAGCCGATTTTAGGTATGTATACTTTATTATTACCAAAATCGACTTTATAATACTGAGGAACAGAAAACGATTGTACTGGGTTTTTCTTGGATTTAAACTTTGGAAAACCTGATTTTTCTCTGAAAATTTTGGTAAAAGCATTTTCCAGGTTAAGAGTAGCTCCCTGTAATGATTGAGAGTTAATTTCATTCAACCATTCATGATCTTGTTTTAATACCCTTATCTGTTTGTTCAATTCAAATCTTGATATTGCTTTACCATCCTGCTCATAAGATTTGAGTTTGTTCTCCAATGCCCAGTTGTATATGAACCTACAAGCTCCTATATGTTTTGCGATTAACTCCTGTTGGATTTGGTTTGGATACATACGATACTTGTAAGCTTTTAACATACCATAATTATTATGATTTAACATTATTTATATGTTACGTTATATATTGGACGGTATTCAGCCCTGATGCTGAAGACATCAGGGTTTTCTACCTTCCATTATTATAAAACAGGACAACATTAGAGAGAGCTGTAAAAAAATGATTGACATCTTTGGGGGGTTTCATATGGATGCCTTAACAGCTCTCTCTATTCGTACTATAGCATTATCTACTAAAAATTTTCGATATTTATTATTATAGTCGATAACTCAATATTTGTTGCTTATAATTATAATTATACCAACAAAAGATGAAATATATTGCAAATTAATAACAAATAATCTGTGTTCAACTATAGAATAAAATATCAAAAACTTTGTCCTTGCAGAGGGTATTCAGTTTCTTCAATATCCATAAAACGATAATTCAACATCGCTTTGATATCTTCTAATTTATCCATTATTTCCTCTTTGTTGTTA is part of the Methanohalobium evestigatum Z-7303 genome and encodes:
- the tnpB gene encoding IS200/IS605 family element RNA-guided endonuclease TnpB, with the protein product MLKAYKYRMYPNQIQQELIAKHIGACRFIYNWALENKLKSYEQDGKAISRFELNKQIRVLKQDHEWLNEINSQSLQGATLNLENAFTKIFREKSGFPKFKSKKNPVQSFSVPQYYKVDFGNNKVYIPKIGWIKTRLHRSFDGKQRTATITRTPTGKYYISILVDDDKQLPQKQTFYEVNTVGVDVGIKDFAVTSDGEKIDNPRYLKNSIERLKVLQKRLSRKKKGSNNYKKLKHQIAKYHEKIANQREDFQHKLSNKLISENQAVALECLNVKGLLRNHNLAQHITDASWSSFVQKLEYKAEWYGKNIIKIGRFDPSSKICHVCGYYHQDLELKDREWECPDCKTIHDRDINASVNIKKFALDKQNLISPLG